TTTCCAAAATGACGAGGACATCAAAAGAGATGAGGTAGACGAGTTCTTAAGAGTCTCTGCCTCTGAGCATGGAAGGTGCACAAGGGGTATATGAGCATCGGTGGTCTATCCAGATGGAGAGATCCGTTTTGTGCCAAACGAAGGCAATAAAAGAGATATTGATCAATCCAGTTACACGAGGGACATATATTGGCGATGATATGTCCACAAGGTTGTCAAGTCGGTTATCATCTTTAGTTGTGATTGTTTACAACATTGTTGCATTTAATCTTGACTTATAAAACTTTTAATGTGTATGTCTTATTGCTAACATTATGTGATGAGCTAGTGATGTGAAATTGCTATAAATTTGCACGGTTGGTGGATTACAGAAGCAAATATAAAATGTGTATCCCACACTTTTTTAACGAAAACTAACCCTCATTTTATAATTTTGTAGTATAGTTGGTTTCTCATCGTAAACCAACTCAAGTTTTACAAGATTGCAGTTGGTTCCATTAAGGGcctctttgatttaaaggatttgTACATGAATTTTGGAGGACTAAGATCCATATAATTTTACCTATGTTGTGTCTTGTTCTTAAAAAAAATACTATGGTGTTTATTTCACCTGTAGATTTGATTCTTATAAAGAAAATTCCTAAAAAATCGTTTGTGCAAATTCATAGAAACCTTAAATCAACTCAAACCTCCTTTTCATAATCCTTTGTTTTCCTATGATGGAACCAAATAAATTTTGGTTATATAAAAATCTGTAAATTTTGAGTGAGCAGCATGATATTGCTGTTCTAAATTTCTTCTAATGTACTATTTTAGAAAAATCTTAGTAATTCATGTTCAGGTAGTTGGTAAATCACATCGCGCACGCGTAAATACGAGAGAAAGTTGCTGTCAGATTAAGTAGCACACAGGAATTTCCACGGTGCTCGAGCCCCGCTACAGCTCAGCTCTGATACACAAACTGAAACACTCACTAATCTCGTCGCCACCCACCGCTACTATAAGTCTATTAAACACAGACCACGAGGGCGCGCTCACTCTCAGATCCCAGCTAGCTCCTCCTCACCACCACCCACCGCAATGGCGTCGGCGTCGCGGATCCTGCTCGTGGCCTTCCTCCTGGCAACAGTGTCGGCAATGGCCGCGGCGCAGAAGGCGGTCGCTCCTGCCAAGGCGAAGCCGGCGCCTGCCGCACCGGCTGCCGACGCTCCCGGCGCGGCAACCGCCGACGGGAAGCCGCCGACAGACCCTATCGCGATCCTGAAGAAGGCCGGCGGGTTCACCAAGTTCTGCGACCTCCTGGAGCAGACCCGCGTGGACACGCAGCTCAAGGCCCAGCTGACGGACAGCTACAACGGTCTCACCATCTTCGCGCCCACCGACGACGCCTTCGACTCGCTCAAGGCCGGCACCCTCAACGGGCTCTCCAGCCAGGACCAGATCCAGATGATGCTCTACTGCGTGCTGCCCCGGTTCTACTCCCTCTCCATGCTCGGCAACATCAAGGACAAGGTGAACACCCAGGCCTCCGGCCACACCGGCCCCTACAAGTACGCCATCAAGCCCTCCGGCAACAACGTCAACGTCTCCACCGGCGTCAAGGGCAACAACATGCTGCTCAACAGCGTGGTCAGCAAGGACTTCCCGCTCTCCATCTACTCCGTCGACAAGGTGCCGCTGCCCTACGAGCTCTTCGGGCCCCAGCCGCCCACCCCGGCGCCGGCGCCCGCCCCCGCGCCAACCAAGTCCAagcccaagaagaagaagaagtccgCCGGGATCGCCGAGGCGCCCGAAGCCGAGGATGCCGACTCCACCGCCGACGACACCAAGAACGCCGCCTCCTCACTCACCGGCAGGTGGGTCGCCGCGCTCGGCGTCCTCGCCGCCGCGGTTCTCGGCGGCGCCTTCTGAGAAGAAGATCGCATCGGTGGGAATGGGAAGGTGGTGGTGTCATTCTTGCATTGAGTTAGTGTGGTGTATACCAAGAACATTGATGCTTGTACCAACAACACTGTGATGTGTATGTCCATCGGCTttattctttcttcttcttttcttttttcttgaaAATCTTCTTGCTCTGATGAATTCTTGTCGATTTGTATCCTGTAATTTATGTGTTATACTAGTGCTTCTTGAATTCATTTACTATCGGATTCTAGCATCACATTTCCACTTTTCCTACGATCTGGATCTGGCTGCACTTTAAGATCTGATGCGTTCTTGCAAGAACAAGGGACAATGCGGGTTGTTTCCCACATCCCCTGATGGAATACGGAAAGCAGGGTGGCGCTGGCAGATCTGAAACATCGAGCGTGGGTCGGTGTCTGGCAGAGCAGAGAGGACGCACGGTAGATCTTGGATGCCAGCGATGTCTGTCCCGTTGTCGTTGGCCACGCATTTGCTGCTAGcatcttctttcttttttctgCAGCTCGCGATGCAGTGTCCATTTCAGTTCAAAACGACATTGTACCGTTGTACTCGTACCATAGATCGGCATCTCCACCGTACCAGTGATAAATAGATAAATACCAAGCACCAACACCTCTGCTGTTTCGCGAGTCCATAGATTGTAGTCATCGCCAGTTTGGTTTACATAGAAGCAGAAAATCAAACAAAGCAACCAGGAGCTTCAGTCATTCAGTGATTGTCTTCTGAAAATCTGAAATACAGGGCATCAGTTTCAGCAAAAACCTCTTCGATCAGCCATTCAGGTCCAGCGATGATGCATTATTGTAGCTGTAAGGTACACCGGAACCGTCTTGTTTACAAAAGAAAACCAATAGGTACAGCACATCCGCTGGAAATTTGAAAGGGGGCATGGCATCTTGATCCTTTTTCGCTCTGGCTTGCCTCACATGGAAGCTACCTACCAGCTCTCTCTCTGGATCTGGCGCGTCGTTGCTCGTGTCGTGTCCTGGACATAAAACTCTGTGGCCTCTTCGGCCTCCTTGGTCCAAGCATGTGATCCTAGTCATGGACCGAATCAAGTTTTTGGCAGATTGGAATATGCAAGCTGCATGCATGTCCAGTGTTCTCTGAAATAGTAATTCGTTCGGCGGCGCTGACGCCCTGGAAATTGCAGTAACGGTATTCTAATTGCGGCAAGGCCATTTGGGAGAATGCGGGAAGCACAAATAGGTAAGGATTTCAAAATGTAGATAGATGAAAATCATATCTCTCGGTTGACCTAGAAATAATTATGTCTAAATTGCCGTTCTTTGTTGTCTGATGTAGATCTTTTTCGTCTCATTTGTATTTGCACGCATCTAAAGTTTATTCCATAGGATGCTTTTGGTGTCTGACTATAAACGTTTTGAAGCCTCGGCAAACATTACTAAGATGCCCTTTTTTATATAGAGAAACTTGGTGTCGCTCGTAACGCAAGCTGCGGCGCCGTCGGTAATCCCGGGTGGAGGGGCCTTAGGTTGGCCCATCAATGGTTCTCAAGCTCGGGTTATGAATCGTTGTTCTATGTCACCTTACAATCAACAAAAACCGATTCTTTAAGTAATTTATGTGGATAATTCAAGGGAAGTAACAGAAAAACTTAAGAAAAAAAACATCTACTGGAGAGATAGAGAGAACCTATTTGACTTGAGTATCTAGCCCATGTTTATCGACTCAAGAGAGTGTGAATGCACTTTGAATGAAGTTGATAGCTCTTATCACATAATTTCTTGAATGCAGCTCTTATCACATGAAACCATAATGTATATGTAAGAATACATCACAGGAATTAGGAATATATATCATATGCATTATAATCCATAAGAAGAAAAATCCATTGAATCATCTCAAGTATGTGCTGAGAGGCACTTCAGTACCGAAGTCACAAAACGAGTTAATGGCAATCTGGGGAAAAAAATTCATACCAATTGTTCCCTAAGTTCCTTTTTTGGACGGCTTTCGCCTTCCCTCTAAAACCTTTTATGAAAATGCTAGAAGCATAATAGATAACGATTTCAAAATGTAGATATTTGAAAAAGGTATTTGTCTCTTTACTTAAAAATACTTATATCTCACTCGTTGCTCGACCTAAGAATCGTTGTTCTCAGTCACCTTAACTAGAAACAACAAAACGATTACTTAAATTGTTGAATTGGGTAGTTTAGAGGAAATAACACCGAAACTTCAGAGGAGACCAGTTATTGCAGGGATAGAGAGATTGTATTGGACTGCTCAAAGGAAACAAAAAAACAAGATAAGGGCTTAGCCCATGTTCATCAACATGTGAATGCATTGTGAAGGAAATTGAGGGCTCTTATCACATGTTTCATAGAATGTAGCTCTTAAAACATGAACCATAGAGTTTTCTGAAAGAAAATAATATGTATTCGGAACAGATCATATGAATTGTAATCCATATGAGGAAAATCCACTGAAGTATCTAACAGTATGTGCTAAGAGACACTTCACTAAAACAGATTACTGGTTCTAcgcaaaaaagaagaagaatCATGTCAACCGTGAATCAATAGACGCCTGAAACGTTATTGGGCCCGTTGACCAGTAAATTTTTTCTAGAGGTACCCTGGGCTGCACATGCAGGCCAGAGAAAAGAGAAATAGAAGAGGCCTAACTATATACGGGCTGCCACCACTGAAACTCGGCTCAAGTACGGTTTCACTCCAAAATACACGAACTTGGAAAAAAAATGGCGCCGTACCTCgggcaaaacctatacaccgaccaagtcggttttgggccaggcccatttgtTTCTGTTTAGCCTGTACTAGTTCgggtttccttttcttttctcttttctcgttcttttttctatttttctatttttgttttctgttttgtatttttttttagattcaaaaatttaatttttaaaaattatttaaattgagaaaatgtttaaattcaaaaatgttcaaatttgaaaaccattcaaatctgaaaaccgttcaaatttgaaatctgtTCAAAATATTTTCAAATGCGAAAATATAAACAAAATTTTTAAActcaaaaatgttcaaaatttgaaaaccgttcaaatctgaaattgttcaaatttgaaaactgttTAAATTTGAAGaccattcaaatttgaaatcgtTTTAAAATATTTCAAATGCGAAAATATTGAAATTCGAAAAAAAATCAGATTCAAAATTTGTTTAAGTTTTTAGAAAATTTAGATTCAAAATttgttcatattcagcaaaacataaatgaaaCAGCAGAAGAAAAAAGAACAAAAGGAGAGAAAAGTTACTAGGCTGGCCCAGTACTCCCACCTGGGGTGTGCGGTGAGTCAACTGGCACCGACTAGCTCGGTGCATAGCACATCCCGTACCTCGAGGCAACAAAGGCCGAAGAGGCGCATCAAGCTTGCCATTGTTGTTGTCGTACCTTGTGCTGGCCGAAGCCGAACACGGTCACACACAACGCTTCATCCATCGTCGCCCGGTGGCGAAGAGAGACCTCGACGAGGCCGACACTGCCGCCGGCGAGGGTACTACACGCCACGGTCGCGCGTAGCTTAGAACAAATTTTTAATCTTACacaatttttaaaatttgaacaaatttttaatCTTGAACAAATTTTGAACTTTGAACAAAACTAAAATTTCGAAGAATTTTTGAAATTAATTAAAAAACTAttttaaaaaattgttcaaatttaaaaaaacgTTCAGTTTTAAAAATTGTTCCATGTTAAAAATGTTCAGAATTTAGAATTTTTTATTTTCCAAAAGTATTCACATTCTACAAAAAacagaaaaggaaaaaagaaaaagaaaaaaaagaaaaagaaaaatcagTTACCTGATGCTGTTGGGCCGCGGCCCAGCAAGCCACCTCACGCGGTGTGCGGTGCTGTGCGAGCACCGCACTGGTCGGTGTACAACATCACTCCCGTTCACCAGCACTAAAAAAAGAAGGTAGGCACCCCATTTTCGTGGAAAAGAAAAAACAAACAAACCAGGTCCCGGATGTGGCCGAACACTACTGCTCTCGTTCGCCAGGGAGGGAGGCGTGACGGCTTGAGCATATCCACCCATGACGCGGCAGCACGTCACGGGAATCCTCCCTCCGGCCGGTAGGCAGTACGTTGGCAGGCTCGATTTGTCTTTGCCGAGTTGCGCCGGCGGCCGGGGGTGCGCAGATAGGCATGGACAGAGGAGATCTTTAAAATTTCTCCGGCCGCCGCGCGCACGGAGTGAAGCCAGACGTCGCGTACGCGCGCGCGTGATCGTCATCGTGGCTGCCGGCCACGGCGGGCTTTACTCGCCCGGTGGACGCGTGCTGCCTTTTATCGgcagctccgccgccgccgctgccgacaTAGATGTCCGAAAATACTATGCTCTGCTGGAATTCGGAGTTGCCGGCTACGGTGTGATAATGAAATGATCATTTTCTTTTTTGGTAACATGAAATGATCAACTAACACGTACGTACGTGCATGCGTACGGCGGCATCAAATGACAGCTGGTTCGATCTTACAAATAGGCCATATCAAGTTCCATCTTGCAAATAGCTAGTCCATATCTTGTCTAGGCAAAATTTTGGAAATGACCCACTTATTCCCATGTCTTCCAGCTAGTTTATACCCAACTTTGATGTCAATTTCTGTAAAATATATACACGAACCACTGTATCGAGGGGATCCATCAGGATCCATTTCAAATCGATAACACGCTTTCTTCCACCTCTAGGTAATTTGAGAGACGTTTCTTTTGAAGTGGATAGCTCAAGGCTAAATATGGCCCTAGTAATGCAACTTCCGCGATGATTCACTTGCTATCTAAAGCATTAGTTTACGTACTAAATATCATCCATCAGTTTCTACACATGATCCTAACCTAACCTAACCACTCCATTTTTATCCAAATTGCAGAGAAAATGTTGTTCTAAATGTGGTGTCTTTATCTTTGATTTGTTAAATCCTTGGGTTCGAACATTACTTCAGAAATTTATATTTGTTTTCTTTCAAAATAGTAGCAGCACGCCCTCTTTTTCTTATTTCCTTTGATAAAGGATCTCCCTCTTTTATAGAAATATAATAAGCAGGATTGGTTCAAATATATTTTTAATTCGAAGAGTTTTTCCAATCTTCAAAAATATGACTTTCTTCTTATTTTAATCATTCTATTTCTATATTGAGCATAGGCTGACAAAGTTAAGCTAATTTATTAGTTTTCACTAACCCTAGATTCTTTCCCTTGCTAAAAATAAATGTTATCCCCTCGAGCTCCATCTTTTACTGTCTTACTTAAAAACTCTAGATCACCTCTTGATGGGGTGCGTCCTGGCTCGTGAGGTGTGGACAACTTGCCTGCATTGGTAGGGCAAACTACACTGAATGCCGCAATCGGACTCAAAATTCGTCGATTGGTTGCAGGAGAGGCACTGGGTTCTAGGAGCAGATGTGAATATCCGACGTTGCTGAACTTTGATTCACCGCGCCCCACAGGGTTGTTTCGAGGTGTGCTAGCCCTAGGGGACAAGTGGAGATGACGCTAGTAGTCGGTTAGAGTGTGCTTGCCACCTTTTACGGGTGCGTGTGTTTGCGCCTTTAGGTGTCTTTGCCATAGCGTGTTGTATACCGGCCTTTTGGGCTTTCTTTTATGAAAACTTCCTATGACGTATGCTAAAAAAATAGTGTTATTTTTATTATTTATTTTTTTCGGCAAAAAATACAGAATATTATTTTTCAAAAATATTTTCGAGGATTACTATTATTTGTTAATTCATCATGATAGTTGCCTCGTTGGCTCGCTGCTAGCACATATCTTTGTCGACTTTTCCCCGTTCTCGTCCTTGGTTCCATTACGTACGGTTGTCTCTATCATCCACCAGTCAGACAAGACGTTGAGACAATCCGGCCGAATCGTGGATGCTCTATCTGCAAACCGTGCGTGCGTGCATGCACACGCCTTGCTGACGTAATTGTGCATGCTCTGACGCTTCCGTTTCAGCTCAGCTATACGTGCACGGTTTGGAAGGAAACCAACTAATTAACCCAATCGAGGTAGAATCATTTGGAGACGCGAACGCGCACGTCACGGGCCGGTTTGCCGGACCGGTGGTTTAACGTGAGAGTGTGGATTTTCTAGAAGCTGATGGCGGCAAGTGCACTGTTGCACCAACCGGGACCAGAATGGGTTCTGTTGGAACCGGTCACGCACTCACGCTGTGTAAAACAAAAGGGTTTGGGAAACTGCTCGACACCCAATACGGGTGTGGCTATCTCATATATATATGGGTACCAAGAGGTACAATACAAGACATATACAACGCTACGTATATacagtctaacaccctccctcaatcttaaCTGTGGCCTGAAGTACAAATCAAGTTAAGATTGCGCCTACAACCTACAAACTGTGGCTGTGGaagaggcttcgtgaagatgtcagcAAGTTGATCCTTGGAAGAGATGAACTTGATACGAAGTAGCTTCTTTGCAACGCGTTCCCTGACAAAGTGATAATCCACTTCAATGTGTTTTGTTCGGGCATGAAATACCGGATTGGAAGAGAGGTATGTAGCGCCGATGTTATCACACCAAAGAACTGGAGACTGACGTTGAGAGACTCTCAATTCTCTCAACAAAGCCTGTACCCATATGAGCTCAGCTGTAGCATTAGCAACTGCCTTGTATTCAGCTTCAGATTATGCGAGATACCGTAGCTTGCTTGCGAGCATTCCAGGCGATCAAGTTAGGACCAAAGAATACCGCAtagcccccgtggatcgcctcgtCGTGCTGGATTACCAGCCCAATCCGCATCCGAGAAAGCGAAAGTGCACAAGACGGGGCCGGCTGAAGTAGCAAACCATACGAGGCGTTGAGAGAGACATAGCGCAAAATACGCTTCACATACGACCAATGGGACGTCCGAGGTGCATGAAGATACCGACACACACGGTTGCTGATCGCATAAGAGACATCTCGGTCCGGTGATAGTGAGGTATTGCAGCCCTCCAACAAGACTGCGGTACTCGAGCGTCATCGAAGCGAAAGAATGTCTCCATCAAGAGCAGTCATGCGATCGATGCAGAACATAGGAGTGGTAGCATGCTTACACTTCAACATACCAAAGCACGGCGCAAAGAAGTCCAGAGAATACTTCGTGTGTAAGGGTCAGCCCAGCAGAAGACCGTGAGACCTCCAGACCAAGGAAATAGTGCAGAGCACCCAAGTCCTTAACGACAAAATCACCACCGAGTGCGTACACAAGGCGATCAGCAAAGATCGAGAGGAGCTAATGAgaatgatatcatcaacataaaccAGCAGGTACATAGTAACCTCGTGACGCCGAAGGAGAAACGGTGATGTATCGGCCTTGGACGGAACAAACCCATGAGCACGAAGAACCGAGCCAAGTCGGGCATGCCGTGCACGAGGAGCTGCTTAAGTCCATACAGAGCCTTAACAAGGCGACAGAGGTGGTGAGGACGGGTAGGATCAACAAAGCCTGGAGGCTGACGCATATAGACCTCCTCCTCAAGAATGCCATGCAGAAACGCATTCTGGACATCAAGCTATCGAAGGAATCAACCTCGAGTAACAGCCAAAGAAAGCAGCATGCGAATAGTGGTAGGCTTGACAACTGGACTGAAAGTATCCTCATAATCAAGACCATACCTCTGTTTGAAACCCTTGGCAACTAAGCGTGCCTTGTAGAGTTCAATAGAACCATC
This Lolium perenne isolate Kyuss_39 chromosome 1, Kyuss_2.0, whole genome shotgun sequence DNA region includes the following protein-coding sequences:
- the LOC127327568 gene encoding fasciclin-like arabinogalactan protein 6, coding for MASASRILLVAFLLATVSAMAAAQKAVAPAKAKPAPAAPAADAPGAATADGKPPTDPIAILKKAGGFTKFCDLLEQTRVDTQLKAQLTDSYNGLTIFAPTDDAFDSLKAGTLNGLSSQDQIQMMLYCVLPRFYSLSMLGNIKDKVNTQASGHTGPYKYAIKPSGNNVNVSTGVKGNNMLLNSVVSKDFPLSIYSVDKVPLPYELFGPQPPTPAPAPAPAPTKSKPKKKKKSAGIAEAPEAEDADSTADDTKNAASSLTGRWVAALGVLAAAVLGGAF